The following proteins are encoded in a genomic region of Xenopus laevis strain J_2021 chromosome 3L, Xenopus_laevis_v10.1, whole genome shotgun sequence:
- the ndufa2.L gene encoding NADH dehydrogenase [ubiquinone] 1 alpha subcomplex subunit 2: MAAAVVRSVGSKLSRNLREIRIHLCQKSTGSQGVRDFVEQHYVELKKANPEFPILIRECSGVQPKLWARYDFGKETNVSLNNLNVDQVARALESVATRKP; the protein is encoded by the exons ATGGCAGCCGCAGTAGTAAGGAGTGTTGGGTCAAAACTAAGCAGAAATTTGAGAGAAATCAGGATCCATCTGTGCCAGAAGTCGACCGGCAGTCAGGGAGtcag AGACTTCGTTGAACAGCACTATGTGGAGCTTAAGAAAGCCAACCCAGAATTCCCCATCCTGATAAGAGAATGCTCAGGAGTTCAACCTAAATTATGGGCTAGATATG ATTTTGGGAAGGAGACAAATGTCTCATTAAATAACCTCAATGTCGACCAAGTCGCCAGGGCTCTGGAGTCTGTTGCTACCCGTAAACCATGA